Proteins from one Nakamurella multipartita DSM 44233 genomic window:
- a CDS encoding MMPL family transporter: MSRLLTRLGYTAAVHPWRIIAGWVVALALTLALSATVGGSPHDDYTVAGSASQAGSDLLTERFGDTYATDARVVVRDPDGSLDPAVVDALSGRLAGLPHVVAVDPPRMSADGDTALLTVRYDVPVTDFTGSAAVDALRSATAPTEQAGLTVALGGQVPENFAPPSGVAELVGVLIALLILVFAFGSVVAAGLPMAVALVGLGVGSSLIALLAAVADVSTVAPTVAAMVGLGVGIDYALLLVTRFVEGLRAGLPVPDAAARANGTAGVSVVFAGTTVLVSLIGLRLADLSTYTTVGIATLLVVLSVMLTSITLVPALCGLVGRRVLGRRARRAPGADAAAGRPRAAEPGATATARWAHRVGRRPWPWALGALTLLLVLAAPVLGMRTWPQDAGSQPESNTTRIAYDLVADEFGPGANGPFLLAVDLTGTAGSAGQTVVSQLTERVAADPGVAAVAPPVLNPAGDAALIIVQPTTGPQDEATVELLHRLRAELPQTVRVTGLTAVFADISDRLADRLWVVIAFVVGVSLLLLTAAFRSVIVAVKAAAMNLLSVAAAYGVMVAIFQWGWGAELLGLPHAVAISSWVPILMFTILFGLSMDYQVFLLSRIREDYLATDDPRGSVVRGLAGTGRVITCAAAIMVAVFVGFGLDADPVVKMMGVGMAVAVLIDATVVRMVLVPATMSILGRANWWLPRWLDRVLPHLDTEGSDPRPVGSADPTGGDAASTHPAPAGVA; encoded by the coding sequence ATGAGCCGTTTGCTCACCCGCCTGGGGTACACCGCCGCCGTCCACCCGTGGCGCATCATCGCCGGTTGGGTCGTCGCGCTGGCCCTGACGCTCGCCCTGTCGGCCACGGTCGGCGGCTCACCGCACGACGACTACACCGTCGCCGGGTCCGCCTCGCAGGCCGGTTCGGACCTGCTGACCGAACGGTTCGGCGACACCTACGCCACCGACGCCCGGGTCGTCGTGCGCGACCCCGACGGATCGCTCGACCCGGCCGTCGTGGACGCGCTGTCCGGCCGGCTGGCCGGGCTGCCGCACGTCGTCGCGGTCGACCCGCCCCGGATGTCCGCGGATGGCGACACCGCGTTGCTCACCGTCCGCTACGACGTGCCGGTCACCGACTTCACCGGCTCGGCGGCGGTGGACGCGCTGCGTTCGGCGACCGCACCGACCGAACAGGCCGGGTTGACGGTGGCATTGGGCGGCCAGGTGCCGGAGAACTTCGCCCCGCCCAGTGGGGTCGCGGAGCTGGTCGGGGTGCTGATCGCCCTGCTCATCCTGGTTTTCGCGTTCGGGTCGGTGGTGGCGGCCGGGTTGCCGATGGCCGTGGCCCTGGTCGGTCTGGGCGTCGGGTCCTCGCTGATCGCGCTGCTGGCCGCCGTCGCCGACGTCAGCACGGTGGCGCCGACGGTCGCCGCGATGGTCGGCCTCGGGGTCGGCATCGACTACGCACTGTTGCTGGTCACCCGGTTCGTCGAAGGGCTGCGGGCCGGCCTGCCGGTGCCGGACGCTGCGGCGCGGGCCAACGGCACGGCCGGCGTGTCGGTGGTGTTCGCCGGGACCACGGTGCTGGTCTCGCTGATCGGGCTGCGGCTGGCCGACCTGTCGACCTACACCACCGTCGGCATCGCCACCCTGCTGGTGGTGCTCTCGGTGATGCTCACCTCGATCACGCTGGTGCCCGCCCTGTGCGGGTTGGTCGGCCGGCGGGTGCTGGGCCGGCGCGCCCGCCGCGCTCCGGGCGCCGATGCCGCGGCCGGGCGCCCGCGGGCGGCCGAGCCGGGGGCCACCGCGACCGCGCGCTGGGCCCACCGGGTGGGTCGCCGGCCGTGGCCGTGGGCCCTGGGCGCGCTGACCCTGCTGCTGGTGCTGGCCGCGCCGGTGCTGGGCATGCGGACCTGGCCGCAGGACGCGGGCAGCCAGCCGGAGTCCAACACCACCCGCATCGCCTACGACCTGGTCGCCGACGAGTTCGGCCCCGGCGCCAACGGCCCGTTCCTGCTGGCCGTCGACCTGACCGGCACCGCCGGGTCTGCCGGGCAGACCGTGGTGTCCCAGCTGACCGAGCGGGTGGCCGCCGACCCGGGCGTCGCCGCCGTCGCCCCGCCGGTGCTGAACCCGGCCGGGGACGCCGCGCTGATCATCGTGCAGCCGACGACCGGCCCGCAGGACGAGGCCACCGTCGAGCTGCTGCACCGGTTGCGGGCCGAGCTGCCGCAGACCGTCCGGGTGACCGGGCTGACCGCGGTCTTCGCCGACATCTCCGACCGGCTCGCGGACCGGCTGTGGGTGGTGATCGCGTTCGTGGTCGGGGTGTCCCTGCTGCTGCTGACCGCCGCGTTCCGGTCGGTGATCGTGGCCGTCAAGGCCGCCGCGATGAATCTGCTGTCGGTCGCCGCGGCCTACGGCGTGATGGTCGCCATCTTCCAGTGGGGCTGGGGCGCCGAACTTCTCGGACTGCCGCACGCGGTGGCCATCTCCAGCTGGGTGCCGATCCTGATGTTCACCATCCTGTTCGGGCTGTCCATGGACTACCAGGTGTTCCTGCTGTCCCGGATCCGTGAGGACTACCTGGCCACCGACGACCCGCGCGGCAGCGTGGTGCGCGGGCTGGCCGGCACCGGCCGGGTGATCACCTGCGCGGCGGCGATCATGGTCGCGGTGTTCGTCGGGTTCGGGTTGGACGCCGACCCGGTGGTCAAGATGATGGGCGTCGGGATGGCCGTCGCGGTGCTGATCGACGCCACCGTGGTGCGGATGGTGCTGGTGCCGGCCACGATGTCGATCCTGGGACGGGCCAACTGGTGGCTGCCGCGCTGGCTGGACCGGGTGCTGCCGCACCTGGACACGGAGGGGTCGGATCCGCGGCCGGTCGGATCAGCCGACCCGACCGGCGGGGACGCCGCGAGCACCCACCCG
- a CDS encoding BTAD domain-containing putative transcriptional regulator, translating to MLRLRVLGALDASVDTGAGVLRPDLGGPRQRSVLALLLVARGQVVSVDRLVEDLWNGEAPPRAIGALQAYVSHLRRALEPDRAPRTPATVLVSEPPGYAIRVPPDAVDAWRFEALVRQAAEPDRQPQARALLQQALDLWRGPAYAEFGTESWAATEVGRLESLRIVARERWCEAVLTAGDADEAVLAAEVLTREYPLREEGWRLLAMGLYLTGRQADALAALRRARDILADELGMDPGAALLEVEADVLAQRLSRPAPAAAPVPVPISTASPTTTATTDSATATVARPAPSDEASGPAPTDGSFVGREDELNTLHTVAHDARTRSDRRVVLVAGEAGAGKSALIERVAQELRADRWRLVLGRCPESAGAPPAWAWVEVVRALAADVDPGPFAPALAPLLDETARPAAESDASFGRFLLGRALVGYLTAAARTGPLVIVLDDLHRGDSETVALLDTVASETAGVPLLMVAAYRPAEVQPGLRDALAGLAALPPTRLALPGLDTRQAARLIRSVAGTQPDPATLAALVERTAGNPFYLAESARLLGSEGSLVAVSKVPEGVRDVLRRRFARLPEVTVSVLRLAAVIGRDVDIDVLVHAAEVDEDTVLDALEAGVLAGLLIEPAPGRVRFAHVLVRDTLYEDAPQLRRSRWHGRIADAVTAVHPDDAAALAHHYHHAGTPATARRAVDAGVRAADMAVARYAHETAADLYEQALADLARVPEGPAGAGPAAGPAVGPGAGPDSRLAERIELLSRLSRSQLAAGAGVRALATRNRAIREADRAGRVDLLVRSLTAWDLPTPWINRPYGVVDEEMVATIKRALASTDPRPDDATRCRLLCALAGELDEAEVVLPYAEAAEAIARRLDDPVLLGLALHAKVSFIGPEHDAERAARIGDELREIGRRPGLAVFALIGHYMAVRAAGIRGDHRTMAGHVDQIEELVARYRWRQALGLLSMHRGAIAHIAGRLDESEAHYARGAESLRGSGALDAVGITTLAFLTLRMTQGRAAEFTDALTSVDTQAPDVIADLFAIPLLAAGRRAEAIEFRRGIRPVRRDFFHGLLLTMRGIIVAALADPVEAAGVYADLLAYRGQLGGGGSGSYAVGPVDTVLGDLARVLGDREAARQFYRAGADLAAACGNRYWVDEATRRARALD from the coding sequence ATGTTGCGACTGCGGGTTCTCGGCGCACTCGACGCCTCCGTCGACACGGGGGCGGGAGTCCTGCGGCCGGACCTCGGCGGTCCCCGGCAACGCAGCGTGCTGGCCCTGTTACTGGTCGCTCGCGGCCAGGTGGTGTCGGTCGACCGGCTGGTCGAAGACCTGTGGAACGGCGAGGCGCCGCCGCGGGCGATCGGCGCCCTGCAGGCCTACGTCTCGCATCTGCGACGGGCCCTGGAACCGGATCGGGCGCCGCGCACCCCGGCGACGGTCCTGGTTAGCGAGCCGCCCGGGTACGCGATCCGGGTGCCGCCCGACGCGGTCGACGCCTGGCGGTTCGAGGCCCTGGTCCGGCAGGCCGCCGAGCCCGACCGGCAACCGCAGGCCCGGGCGCTGCTGCAGCAGGCGTTGGACCTGTGGCGGGGTCCGGCGTATGCCGAGTTCGGCACCGAGTCCTGGGCGGCCACCGAGGTCGGCCGGCTGGAAAGCCTGCGGATCGTGGCCCGCGAACGCTGGTGCGAGGCGGTGCTGACCGCCGGTGACGCGGACGAGGCCGTGCTGGCCGCCGAGGTGCTGACCCGGGAGTACCCGCTGCGGGAGGAGGGGTGGCGGCTGCTGGCGATGGGCCTGTACCTGACCGGCCGGCAGGCGGACGCCCTGGCCGCGTTGCGCCGGGCCCGGGACATCCTGGCCGACGAACTGGGCATGGACCCCGGGGCGGCCCTGCTCGAGGTCGAGGCCGACGTGCTGGCCCAGCGACTGAGCCGGCCCGCCCCGGCCGCGGCTCCGGTTCCCGTCCCGATCAGCACCGCCAGCCCGACCACCACCGCCACCACCGATTCAGCGACCGCGACCGTGGCCCGGCCGGCGCCGTCCGACGAGGCCTCCGGACCGGCCCCGACGGACGGGTCGTTCGTCGGTCGCGAGGACGAGTTGAACACCCTGCACACGGTCGCCCACGACGCGCGTACCCGGTCCGACCGCCGGGTGGTGCTGGTCGCCGGCGAGGCCGGGGCCGGCAAGTCGGCGCTGATCGAGCGGGTCGCCCAGGAACTGCGCGCGGACCGGTGGCGGCTGGTGCTCGGGCGATGCCCCGAATCGGCCGGAGCGCCACCCGCCTGGGCCTGGGTGGAGGTGGTGCGGGCGTTGGCCGCCGACGTCGACCCGGGCCCGTTCGCGCCGGCCCTGGCCCCGCTGCTGGACGAGACCGCCCGCCCGGCCGCCGAATCCGACGCGTCCTTCGGCCGGTTCCTGCTCGGCCGCGCCCTGGTCGGGTACCTGACCGCGGCCGCCCGCACCGGCCCGCTGGTGATCGTGCTGGACGACCTGCACCGCGGGGACTCGGAGACCGTCGCCCTGCTGGACACCGTGGCCAGCGAGACCGCCGGGGTGCCGCTGCTGATGGTGGCCGCCTACCGGCCGGCCGAGGTGCAGCCGGGACTGCGGGACGCGCTGGCCGGCCTGGCCGCGTTGCCGCCGACCCGGCTGGCCCTGCCCGGGCTGGACACCCGCCAGGCGGCCCGGCTGATCCGGTCGGTGGCCGGCACCCAGCCCGACCCGGCGACCCTGGCCGCCCTGGTCGAACGCACCGCCGGCAACCCCTTCTACCTGGCCGAAAGCGCCCGGCTGCTGGGCAGCGAGGGCAGCCTGGTCGCCGTGTCCAAGGTCCCCGAAGGGGTGCGGGACGTCCTGCGCCGGCGGTTCGCCCGGCTGCCCGAGGTGACGGTGTCGGTGCTGCGGCTGGCCGCCGTGATCGGCCGCGACGTCGACATCGACGTGCTCGTGCACGCCGCCGAGGTCGACGAGGACACCGTGCTGGACGCCCTGGAGGCCGGGGTGCTGGCCGGCCTGCTGATCGAACCGGCGCCCGGCCGGGTCCGGTTCGCGCATGTGCTGGTGCGCGACACCCTGTACGAGGACGCGCCACAGTTGCGCCGCAGCCGCTGGCACGGCCGGATCGCGGATGCGGTGACGGCCGTGCACCCGGACGACGCCGCCGCCCTGGCCCACCACTACCACCACGCCGGCACCCCGGCGACGGCCCGGCGGGCGGTGGACGCCGGGGTCCGGGCCGCGGACATGGCCGTCGCGCGGTACGCGCACGAGACTGCGGCCGACCTGTACGAACAGGCCCTGGCCGACCTGGCCCGGGTGCCCGAGGGCCCCGCCGGTGCCGGACCTGCTGCCGGACCTGCTGTCGGACCTGGTGCCGGTCCGGACTCGCGGCTGGCCGAACGGATCGAGCTGCTGAGCCGGCTGTCCCGCTCGCAGCTGGCCGCCGGCGCCGGGGTCCGGGCGTTGGCCACCCGGAACCGAGCGATCCGGGAGGCCGACCGGGCCGGCCGGGTCGACCTGCTGGTGCGCAGCCTGACCGCCTGGGACCTGCCCACGCCGTGGATCAACCGGCCCTACGGCGTCGTCGACGAGGAGATGGTGGCGACCATCAAGCGGGCCCTGGCCAGCACCGATCCCCGACCCGACGACGCGACCCGGTGCCGCCTGCTGTGCGCGCTCGCCGGTGAGCTGGACGAGGCCGAGGTGGTGCTGCCCTACGCCGAGGCGGCCGAGGCGATCGCCCGCCGGCTCGACGATCCGGTCCTGCTCGGCCTGGCCCTGCACGCCAAGGTCAGCTTCATCGGCCCCGAGCACGACGCCGAGCGGGCCGCTCGGATCGGCGACGAGCTGCGGGAGATCGGCCGCCGACCGGGGCTCGCGGTCTTCGCGCTGATCGGGCACTACATGGCGGTGCGCGCGGCGGGCATCCGCGGCGATCACCGGACGATGGCCGGGCACGTCGACCAGATCGAGGAATTGGTCGCCCGGTACCGGTGGCGTCAGGCGCTGGGCCTGCTGTCCATGCACCGGGGGGCCATCGCGCACATCGCCGGCCGGCTGGACGAGTCCGAGGCGCACTACGCCCGCGGCGCCGAATCGCTGCGCGGCAGCGGCGCCCTGGACGCGGTCGGGATCACCACCCTGGCGTTCCTGACCCTGCGGATGACCCAGGGCCGGGCGGCCGAGTTCACCGACGCCCTCACCTCGGTCGACACCCAGGCCCCCGACGTCATCGCCGACCTGTTCGCCATCCCGTTGCTGGCCGCCGGGCGGCGGGCGGAGGCGATCGAGTTCCGGCGGGGCATCCGGCCGGTCCGCCGCGACTTCTTCCATGGCCTGCTGCTGACCATGCGGGGCATCATCGTGGCCGCGCTGGCCGACCCGGTCGAGGCGGCCGGCGTCTACGCCGACCTGTTGGCCTATCGCGGGCAGCTGGGCGGCGGCGGCAGCGGCTCGTACGCGGTCGGTCCGGTGGACACCGTCCTCGGCGACCTGGCCCGGGTCCTGGGCGACCGCGAGGCGGCCCGGCAGTTCTACCGCGCCGGCGCCGACCTGGCCGCCGCCTGCGGCAACCGGTACTGGGTCGACGAGGCCACCCGCCGCGCGCGCGCCCTGGACTGA
- a CDS encoding hemerythrin domain-containing protein has product MTAATNARPDTFEMVFVHNAFRQQFGAMPGLIRGVADGDRDRASVVVGFFTEMTRSLHHHHEAEDDLMWPLLLQRAPMDSALILRMEEQHERIAELYRCAERSAVTFAERADPVSREQWAANLDELIDALTEHLHDEEVEVLPLVEKVLTVPEWEALGERGRAGIPKDRLLVFLGFLLQANTPEHGRDFLGRMPPPARLAWAVLGRRSFRKEYRRVYGVDPS; this is encoded by the coding sequence ATGACCGCCGCCACCAATGCCCGCCCGGACACCTTCGAGATGGTGTTCGTGCACAACGCCTTTCGCCAGCAGTTCGGGGCGATGCCCGGGCTCATCCGCGGGGTCGCCGACGGCGACCGGGACCGGGCGAGCGTCGTCGTCGGGTTCTTCACCGAGATGACCCGATCGCTGCACCACCACCACGAGGCCGAGGACGATCTGATGTGGCCCCTGCTGCTGCAGCGGGCACCGATGGACTCGGCGCTGATCTTGCGGATGGAGGAGCAGCACGAGCGGATCGCCGAGCTCTACCGGTGCGCCGAACGCAGCGCGGTCACCTTCGCGGAGCGGGCCGATCCGGTCAGCCGCGAGCAGTGGGCGGCCAACCTGGACGAGCTGATCGACGCGCTGACCGAGCACCTGCACGACGAGGAGGTCGAGGTCCTGCCGCTGGTGGAGAAGGTGCTGACGGTGCCCGAGTGGGAGGCCCTGGGGGAGCGCGGTCGGGCCGGCATCCCCAAGGACCGGCTGCTGGTGTTCCTCGGGTTCCTGTTGCAGGCCAACACCCCCGAGCACGGCCGGGACTTCCTGGGTCGGATGCCCCCGCCGGCCCGGCTGGCCTGGGCGGTGCTCGGCCGCCGGTCCTTCCGCAAGGAGTACCGGCGCGTCTACGGGGTCGACCCGTCCTGA
- a CDS encoding gamma carbonic anhydrase family protein yields the protein MTDHSPLISLPGRTPQVADSAWIAPTAAVIGAVTIGEGSGVFYSAVVRGDTSTITIGAGSNLQDGVVVHADPGFACSIGSGVSVGHAAVVHGSTIEDDCLIGMGAVVLNGAVVGRGSMVAAGAVVLEGAQIPPGSLVAGVPGKVRRELTEQEQTGVKENARHYTELTATHRAASEARAAVLSPQKENSNPG from the coding sequence ATGACCGACCATTCCCCGTTGATCTCGTTGCCCGGCCGGACCCCGCAGGTCGCCGACTCCGCGTGGATCGCGCCCACCGCCGCGGTGATCGGCGCGGTGACGATCGGCGAGGGCAGCGGCGTGTTCTACAGCGCGGTCGTCCGCGGCGACACCAGCACCATCACCATCGGGGCCGGCAGCAATCTGCAGGACGGCGTGGTGGTGCACGCCGACCCCGGCTTCGCCTGCTCCATCGGTTCGGGGGTCAGCGTCGGCCACGCCGCGGTGGTGCACGGCAGCACGATCGAGGACGACTGCCTGATCGGCATGGGCGCGGTGGTGCTCAACGGCGCCGTCGTCGGCCGCGGATCGATGGTCGCCGCGGGTGCGGTCGTCCTGGAGGGCGCGCAGATCCCACCGGGCTCGCTCGTCGCCGGCGTGCCGGGCAAGGTCCGCCGGGAGCTCACCGAGCAGGAGCAGACCGGGGTGAAGGAGAACGCCCGGCACTACACCGAGTTGACCGCGACGCACCGGGCCGCCAGCGAAGCCCGGGCCGCTGTTCTCTCCCCCCAGAAGGAGAACAGCAACCCGGGCTGA
- a CDS encoding SixA phosphatase family protein, whose translation MSPPPPRTLILLRHGKSAYPAGVPDHARPLADRGRRQAALAGEHIRTLLHRGEAAIDLVLCSTAERTRQTLAASGLDAGTTVEYRDEIYGAESDELLDLIATLPETAATVLVVGHFPGLPDLAEDLAGPDSDRPALAALARKFPTSAFAVLTVDGPWSGVPAGGRLIAVTIPRDHPAPQES comes from the coding sequence GTGAGCCCACCACCGCCACGCACCCTGATCCTGCTGCGGCACGGCAAGTCCGCCTACCCGGCGGGCGTGCCCGACCATGCCCGGCCGCTGGCCGACCGGGGCCGGCGGCAGGCGGCGCTGGCCGGCGAGCACATCCGCACCCTGCTCCACCGCGGCGAGGCCGCGATCGACCTGGTGCTGTGTTCGACGGCCGAGCGCACCCGGCAGACCCTGGCCGCATCCGGCCTGGACGCCGGGACCACCGTCGAGTACCGGGACGAGATCTATGGCGCCGAGTCCGACGAGTTGCTGGACCTGATCGCCACCCTCCCGGAGACGGCCGCGACCGTGCTGGTGGTCGGTCACTTCCCCGGCCTGCCCGACCTCGCCGAGGACCTGGCCGGCCCGGACTCGGACCGGCCGGCCCTGGCCGCGCTCGCCCGCAAGTTCCCCACCTCGGCTTTTGCCGTGCTGACCGTGGACGGACCATGGTCCGGCGTGCCCGCGGGCGGCCGGCTGATCGCCGTCACGATCCCTCGCGACCACCCCGCCCCTCAGGAGAGCTGA
- a CDS encoding acyl-CoA thioesterase yields MATGQSEITLRFLAAPTDVATLGGSIHGGRVLEWIDKAAYALAVGWSGHYCVTAYVGDIRFTRPIESGNLVEVTARLMRTGRSSMDVHVTVSSADPQDAVYTEATTCVVVFVAVDAQGRSTAVPAWTPVTELDHRLLSDALERVTVRRNIENAMAEQTYTSQGTAPSMTLRFLAAPTDVNWGGKAHGGTVMRWIDEAAYAVAAGWCKGAAIAAYSGGVRFYRPIQIGHVVELEARLLRTGRSSMHIAVLVSSGSPITGEMQLTTHCLTIFVALDEAGKAKPVPRWRPQSAEDKALDAHALHLVELRRQIQPTALD; encoded by the coding sequence ATGGCGACCGGGCAGAGCGAGATCACCCTTCGGTTCCTGGCGGCGCCCACGGACGTGGCGACGCTGGGCGGATCCATCCACGGCGGACGGGTGCTCGAGTGGATCGACAAGGCCGCCTACGCGCTGGCCGTCGGGTGGAGCGGCCACTACTGCGTCACCGCCTACGTCGGCGACATCCGGTTCACCCGGCCGATCGAGTCCGGCAACCTGGTCGAGGTCACGGCCCGGCTGATGCGCACCGGCCGCAGCAGCATGGACGTGCACGTCACGGTGTCCTCGGCCGATCCGCAGGACGCGGTCTACACCGAGGCGACCACCTGCGTCGTGGTGTTCGTGGCCGTGGACGCGCAGGGCCGTTCGACCGCGGTGCCGGCGTGGACACCGGTCACCGAGCTGGACCACCGGCTGCTCTCGGACGCCCTGGAGCGGGTGACGGTCCGTCGCAACATCGAGAACGCGATGGCCGAACAGACATACACCAGCCAGGGCACGGCCCCGTCGATGACCCTGCGGTTCCTGGCCGCCCCGACCGACGTGAACTGGGGCGGCAAGGCCCACGGCGGCACCGTCATGCGCTGGATCGACGAGGCCGCGTACGCCGTCGCCGCCGGCTGGTGCAAGGGCGCGGCGATCGCCGCCTACTCCGGCGGGGTGCGGTTCTACCGGCCCATCCAGATCGGGCATGTGGTCGAGCTCGAGGCCCGGCTGCTGCGGACCGGCCGCTCCAGCATGCACATCGCCGTCCTGGTGTCCTCGGGCTCGCCGATCACCGGCGAGATGCAGCTGACCACGCACTGCCTGACGATCTTCGTCGCCCTGGACGAGGCCGGAAAGGCCAAGCCGGTGCCGCGCTGGCGCCCGCAGAGCGCCGAGGACAAGGCACTGGACGCGCACGCCCTGCACCTGGTCGAGCTGCGCCGGCAGATCCAGCCCACCGCCTTGGACTGA
- a CDS encoding AI-2E family transporter, which produces MFGRRSPGAGRAVAADPDSRTGADGGTDADDLAGHRPTGPVSTASARRLERGLVEYSQWTLRLLIIGVGLFAAFWILGQLWSVVLPILLGLLLATILWPPVRFMRRKLPNALAAIVALIGLLVIFSGLIAVLAPQVTSQAGELVDRATAGLTTLQSWLAGPPFNLGPDALGGLLDKGISEIQSNSQEVLGVVLGSLSAIGSAVITLVLALVLCFFFLKDGPKFVPWLRTWIGRAAGTHFAELSDRVWTALGQYVWSQAAVAAVDGVFIGVGVWLLGVPFALPIAVLTFFGGFVPIVGAFVAGSVAVLVALVSNGIWTAVGVLAIVLVVQQLEGNVMQPILVGKTMNIHAAVTIAVVALGGTLFGIVGAFLAVPAVAVVQVIARYTREQLQEAPDSARDSAPNSAPNSGPTPDPDPA; this is translated from the coding sequence ATGTTCGGACGACGCTCACCGGGAGCAGGCCGGGCCGTCGCCGCCGATCCCGACTCCCGGACCGGTGCCGATGGCGGTACCGATGCCGACGACCTGGCCGGTCATCGCCCCACCGGACCGGTCAGCACCGCCTCCGCGCGCCGGTTGGAACGCGGGCTCGTGGAGTACTCGCAGTGGACGCTGCGCCTGCTGATCATCGGCGTGGGGTTGTTCGCCGCGTTCTGGATCCTGGGCCAGCTCTGGAGTGTGGTCCTGCCGATCCTGCTCGGCCTGCTGCTGGCCACCATCCTGTGGCCGCCGGTCCGGTTCATGCGGCGCAAGCTGCCCAATGCCCTGGCCGCGATCGTGGCCCTGATCGGCCTGCTGGTGATCTTCAGCGGGTTGATCGCGGTGCTGGCTCCCCAGGTGACCTCGCAGGCCGGCGAGCTGGTCGATCGGGCCACCGCCGGCCTGACCACCCTGCAGAGCTGGCTGGCCGGTCCCCCGTTCAACCTGGGCCCGGACGCGCTGGGCGGGCTGCTGGACAAGGGCATTTCCGAGATCCAGAGCAACAGCCAGGAAGTGCTCGGGGTGGTGCTGGGCAGCCTGTCCGCCATCGGCTCGGCCGTGATCACCCTCGTCCTGGCCCTGGTGCTGTGCTTCTTCTTCCTCAAGGACGGCCCCAAGTTCGTGCCGTGGCTGCGGACCTGGATCGGTCGCGCCGCCGGCACCCACTTCGCCGAGCTGTCCGACCGGGTGTGGACCGCCCTGGGCCAGTACGTCTGGTCGCAGGCGGCGGTCGCCGCGGTCGACGGCGTCTTCATCGGCGTCGGAGTGTGGTTGCTCGGCGTGCCGTTCGCCCTGCCCATTGCGGTGCTCACCTTCTTCGGCGGGTTCGTGCCGATCGTCGGTGCGTTCGTCGCCGGGTCGGTCGCCGTCCTGGTCGCGCTGGTCTCCAACGGCATCTGGACCGCCGTGGGCGTGCTGGCGATCGTGCTGGTCGTCCAGCAGCTCGAGGGCAACGTGATGCAGCCGATCCTGGTCGGCAAGACGATGAACATCCACGCCGCGGTGACCATCGCCGTGGTCGCCCTGGGCGGCACCCTGTTCGGCATCGTCGGGGCGTTCCTGGCCGTCCCGGCGGTGGCCGTGGTTCAGGTGATCGCCCGGTACACCCGCGAGCAGCTGCAGGAGGCGCCCGATTCCGCGCGCGATTCCGCGCCCAATTCCGCGCCCAATTCCGGACCCACGCCCGATCCCGACCCGGCCTGA
- a CDS encoding antibiotic biosynthesis monooxygenase — MSTSLNSPARPGSWGPAGPDGPVALVVHRRLAESSAPAYQAWQEQVAARLASWPGFLDRRVIPPNPPVQVDWVIVQRFRDVHSARAWLQSPDRADLAAQISDHFVGNDEIHLIVENNRDRSTAVSALISSRVAPGLERDFLAWQRTVAAAESRFDGFVGHKVQRPVPGVQEDWVVLLSFDSDEHLDAWLASPERTALLADGERFTQQLRLVRSAYGFGFWSGQEPTAAPDPVFKSNLLVLLMLYPVVFAWGYFIADPLFAAHGVPFWLSLFIGNLVSTQLLGWLLVPWAFRRFKWWMRPGPARTQVAGYAIIVALYVVSMAVYAVLLALR; from the coding sequence GTGAGCACCTCGCTCAATTCCCCGGCCCGGCCCGGTTCCTGGGGTCCGGCCGGACCCGACGGCCCGGTGGCCCTGGTCGTGCACCGGCGGCTGGCCGAGTCCTCGGCGCCGGCCTACCAGGCCTGGCAGGAGCAGGTGGCCGCCCGGCTGGCCAGCTGGCCGGGGTTCCTGGACCGGCGGGTCATCCCACCCAATCCACCGGTGCAGGTGGACTGGGTGATCGTGCAGCGGTTCCGGGACGTGCACAGCGCCCGGGCCTGGCTGCAGAGCCCGGACCGGGCCGACCTGGCCGCGCAGATCAGCGACCACTTCGTCGGCAACGACGAGATCCACCTGATCGTCGAGAACAACCGGGACCGCAGCACCGCCGTGTCTGCGCTGATCTCCTCCCGCGTCGCGCCCGGCCTGGAACGTGACTTCCTGGCCTGGCAACGGACCGTCGCCGCGGCCGAGTCGCGGTTCGACGGCTTCGTCGGGCACAAGGTGCAGCGCCCCGTGCCCGGCGTCCAGGAGGACTGGGTGGTCCTGCTCAGCTTCGACTCCGACGAGCACCTGGACGCCTGGCTGGCCTCCCCGGAGCGCACCGCCCTGCTGGCCGACGGCGAACGCTTCACCCAGCAGCTGCGGCTGGTCCGCTCCGCCTACGGGTTCGGCTTCTGGTCCGGGCAGGAGCCCACCGCGGCCCCGGACCCGGTGTTCAAGAGCAACCTGCTGGTCCTGCTCATGCTCTACCCGGTGGTCTTCGCCTGGGGCTACTTCATCGCCGACCCGCTGTTCGCCGCCCACGGCGTGCCGTTCTGGCTGTCCCTGTTCATCGGGAACCTGGTCAGCACCCAGCTGCTGGGCTGGCTGCTGGTGCCGTGGGCGTTCCGGCGGTTCAAGTGGTGGATGCGGCCGGGCCCGGCCCGCACCCAGGTCGCCGGGTACGCGATCATCGTTGCGCTGTACGTGGTCTCGATGGCCGTGTACGCGGTGCTGCTGGCCCTGCGCTGA